A region from the Geobacillus vulcani PSS1 genome encodes:
- a CDS encoding AbrB/MazE/SpoVT family DNA-binding domain-containing protein, giving the protein MEKRNISQSSPVVMKATSKLSSRGQVVIPAEIRKTLGLTEGDDLTFIVNQDGEVKVEVTKKYRLSQLIGILKTNQPFRPIEEIRDEVYRTMGAKELKDGEEN; this is encoded by the coding sequence ATGGAGAAAAGGAATATTTCACAATCATCGCCGGTCGTCATGAAAGCGACAAGCAAGCTGTCCAGCCGAGGGCAAGTGGTCATTCCTGCTGAAATCCGGAAAACATTAGGCCTCACCGAAGGCGATGATCTGACGTTTATTGTCAACCAAGATGGAGAAGTAAAAGTGGAAGTCACGAAGAAATATCGCTTGTCACAATTAATCGGCATTCTCAAAACCAATCAGCCGTTCCGCCCTATTGAGGAAATCCGAGATGAAGTATATCGTACAATGGGAGCAAAAGAATTGAAAGACGGGGAGGAAAACTAA
- the zwf gene encoding glucose-6-phosphate dehydrogenase, translating to MDNMNPKSIIVIFGATGDLAKRKLFPSLYRLYEKGHLNERFAVVGVARRPLSVDEFRNYVRDSVETAFHQKLADGRFTSHFYYHPFDVTESESYQRLKSLLEQLDGTYETEGNRIFYLAMAPEFFGTVTSRLQSEGLTETRGFKRLVIEKPFGHDLASAEKLNDEIRRVFSEREIYRIDHYLGKEMVQNIEVIRFANAIFEPLWNNRFIANIQITSSETLGVEDRGRYYDHSGALRDMVQNHMLQMVALLAMEPPIKLTTDDIRHEKVKVLRALRPIFHDEVDRYFVRGQYGSGVIHGKAVPAYREEPNIDPESNTETFVAGKLLIDNFRWAGVPFYIRTGKRMAEKSTKIVVQFKDVPMNLYYRTNETIAPNLLVIHIQPDEGITLHLNGKKTGESTTITAPFQLDYCNNCIDGINTPEAYEKLLYDCMRGDATNFTHWDEVAASWQFIDPISDVWANTKAADFPNYEAGSMGPKAADELLQKDGFHWWPISHPRSEKAGAN from the coding sequence CGAAATCGATCATCGTCATTTTCGGAGCGACGGGAGATTTGGCAAAACGGAAACTGTTTCCGTCTCTTTACCGCCTGTATGAAAAAGGGCATTTGAACGAGCGATTCGCTGTCGTCGGCGTCGCGCGCCGCCCGTTGTCGGTCGACGAGTTCCGAAACTATGTACGCGACTCGGTCGAAACGGCGTTTCACCAAAAGCTCGCCGACGGGCGATTCACCTCCCATTTCTATTACCATCCGTTCGACGTGACGGAATCCGAGTCGTACCAACGCTTAAAGTCGCTCCTCGAACAGCTCGACGGCACATACGAGACCGAAGGCAACCGCATCTTCTACTTGGCGATGGCTCCGGAATTTTTCGGCACCGTCACTTCCCGCTTGCAGTCGGAAGGATTGACGGAAACGCGCGGCTTTAAGCGGCTTGTCATCGAAAAACCGTTCGGGCACGACTTGGCGAGCGCCGAGAAGCTGAATGACGAGATTCGCCGCGTTTTTTCCGAACGGGAAATTTACCGGATCGACCATTACCTCGGCAAAGAAATGGTGCAAAACATCGAGGTCATCCGCTTCGCGAACGCCATTTTCGAGCCGCTCTGGAACAACCGGTTCATCGCCAACATTCAAATCACATCGAGCGAAACGCTCGGCGTGGAAGACCGCGGCCGCTACTACGACCATTCCGGGGCGCTGCGCGACATGGTGCAAAACCATATGCTGCAAATGGTCGCTCTTTTGGCGATGGAACCGCCGATCAAATTAACGACCGATGACATCCGCCATGAAAAAGTGAAAGTGTTGCGCGCCTTGCGCCCGATTTTCCACGATGAAGTCGACCGCTATTTCGTGCGCGGCCAATACGGGAGCGGGGTGATCCACGGCAAAGCCGTTCCAGCGTACCGCGAGGAGCCGAACATCGATCCGGAATCGAACACGGAAACGTTTGTCGCCGGGAAGCTCCTGATCGACAACTTCCGCTGGGCCGGCGTTCCGTTTTACATCCGCACCGGCAAACGAATGGCGGAAAAATCAACGAAAATCGTCGTCCAATTCAAAGATGTACCGATGAACTTATACTACCGGACAAACGAAACGATCGCCCCGAACTTGCTCGTCATCCACATTCAGCCGGATGAAGGGATCACCCTTCACTTAAACGGCAAAAAAACCGGGGAGTCAACGACGATAACCGCCCCGTTTCAACTCGATTACTGCAACAACTGCATCGACGGCATCAACACGCCGGAAGCGTACGAAAAGCTGCTGTACGACTGCATGCGCGGCGATGCGACGAACTTCACCCACTGGGATGAGGTGGCGGCGTCATGGCAATTTATCGACCCGATTTCTGACGTGTGGGCCAACACAAAAGCCGCCGATTTCCCGAACTATGAAGCCGGTTCGATGGGGCCGAAAGCGGCCGATGAACTATTGCAAAAAGACGGCTTCCATTGGTGGCCGATCAGCCACCCGCGTTCCGAAAAGGCCGGGGCAAACTAG
- a CDS encoding PIN domain-containing protein — protein sequence MARKLWIDTNVVIRIMTGHPQELAEEVGDMLQKVEAGELILRLNPLVVAECCWVLASVYQASPSDISAALLKFTNGIGIETEEKDVVQQALRDYGEKKVDFIDAYIAAHAKANPPEDVVTWDKHFKRLNIRHGRPKDW from the coding sequence GTGGCTCGCAAGCTATGGATTGACACAAATGTCGTGATTCGAATCATGACCGGCCATCCCCAAGAGCTTGCGGAAGAAGTTGGGGACATGTTGCAGAAAGTAGAAGCAGGAGAATTGATTTTGCGCCTTAATCCGCTCGTCGTCGCGGAATGTTGCTGGGTGCTGGCTTCCGTCTATCAAGCATCGCCGTCCGACATTTCCGCCGCCTTATTAAAGTTTACCAACGGGATTGGGATCGAAACAGAGGAAAAAGATGTTGTGCAACAAGCGCTTCGAGATTACGGCGAGAAAAAGGTCGATTTCATTGACGCGTATATCGCCGCTCATGCAAAAGCGAATCCCCCAGAAGATGTCGTTACTTGGGACAAACATTTTAAACGATTGAACATTCGCCACGGTCGCCCTAAGGACTGGTAA
- a CDS encoding cyclase family protein, whose translation MKMYDVTAPIYEGMPVYKNKPEKQPKRTTVTNGYVTESRIDMDVHTGTHIDAPLHMVEGGATFETIPLDRLVGPCKLFDLTHVNDRITKDDIAHLDIQEGDFVLFKTKNSFEDAFNFEFIFVAEDAARYLAAKPIRGVGIDALGIERAQEGHPTHKTLFSAGVIVIEGLRLKEVPEGRYFMVAAPLKLVGTDAAPARVLLFDREL comes from the coding sequence ATGAAGATGTATGATGTCACCGCCCCGATTTACGAAGGCATGCCGGTATACAAAAACAAACCGGAAAAACAGCCGAAGCGCACGACGGTGACGAACGGCTATGTGACTGAATCACGCATTGACATGGACGTGCACACCGGCACGCACATTGACGCCCCTCTTCACATGGTCGAAGGCGGCGCGACATTTGAAACGATTCCGCTTGACCGCCTCGTCGGCCCGTGCAAACTGTTTGATTTGACGCATGTCAACGACCGGATCACGAAAGACGACATCGCTCATCTGGACATTCAGGAAGGCGACTTCGTTCTGTTTAAAACGAAAAATTCGTTTGAGGATGCGTTCAATTTCGAGTTTATTTTCGTCGCCGAGGACGCGGCCCGCTATTTGGCCGCCAAACCAATCCGCGGCGTCGGCATCGACGCGCTCGGCATCGAACGGGCGCAAGAGGGCCACCCGACCCATAAAACATTGTTTTCGGCCGGCGTCATCGTCATCGAAGGGCTGCGGCTAAAAGAGGTCCCCGAAGGCCGCTATTTCATGGTCGCTGCTCCGCTCAAACTCGTCGGCACCGACGCCGCCCCGGCGCGCGTCTTGCTGTTTGACCGTGAGCTGTAA